One part of the Humulus lupulus chromosome 9, drHumLupu1.1, whole genome shotgun sequence genome encodes these proteins:
- the LOC133802578 gene encoding BES1/BZR1 homolog protein 4-like isoform X3, producing MTSGTRMPTWKERENNKRRERRRRAIAAKIYSGLRMYGNYKLPKHCDNNEVLKALCNEAGWTVEEDGTTYRKGCKPMDRMDIMGGSTSASPCSSYQPSPCASYNPSPASSSFPSPVSSHYTANINSNNNADPNSLIPWLKTLTSGSSSATSKFPHHLFIHSGSISAPVTPPLSSPTCRTPRNKNEWDDPMVASQNNPFQPSSNPQSPGRQVLPDSNWLAGIQSGPSSPTFSLVSRNPFGFKDEALSNGGSRMWTPGQSGTCSPAIAAGLDNTSDIPMSDGNIAGAEFAFGSNTTCLVKPWEGERIEECASDDLELTLGNATTR from the exons ATGACGTCCGGCACGAGAATGCCGACGTGGAAGGAGAGAGAGAACAACAAGCGGAGGGAACGGCGTCGGAGGGCGATCGCTGCGAAGATATACTCCGGCCTAAGGATGTATGGAAACTATAAACTACCCAAACACTGTGACAACAACGAAGTCCTTAAAGCTCTCTGCAATGAAGCTGGATGGACCGTCGAAGAAGACGGTACCACCTACAGAAAG GGGTGCAAACCAATGGACCGGATGGACATAATGGGAGGGTCGACATCAGCAAGCCCATGTTCATCATATCAGCCGAGCCCATGTGCGTCCTATAATCCAAGCCCGGCCTCATCTTCCTTTCCAAGCCCAGTTTCATCTCATTACACTGCCAACATAAACAGCAACAATAATGCTGATCCAAATTCGCTCATTCCATGGCTTAAAACCCTTACTTCAGGCTCATCATCAGCCACGTCCAAGTTTCCCCACCACCTATTCATCCACAGTGGCTCAATAAGTGCTCCAGTGACCCCGCCACTGAGTTCCCCAACTTGCAGAACTCCCCGGAACAAAAACGAGTGGGATGACCCAATGGTAGCCAGTCAAAACAACCCTTTCCAGCCCTCGTCCAACCCGCAAAGCCCAGGTCGCCAGGTCCTGCCTGATTCAAACTGGCTCGCTGGTATCCAAAGTGGGCCGTCTTCCCCAACATTTAGCCTGGTGTCGAGAAATCCATTTGGGTTTAAGGATGAGGCCTTATCAAACGGAGGTTCACGAATGTGGACTCCAGGGCAAAGCGGAACTTGCTCCCCTGCCATTGCTGCGGGACTCGATAACACCTCAGATATTCCCATGTCGGATGGTAATATTGCAGGAGCTGAGTTTGCCTTTGGAAGTAATACGACATGTTTGGTGAAACCTTGGGAAGGTGAGAGAATCGAGGAATGTGCCTCTGATGATCTCGAACTCACACTTGGGAACGCTACGACCAG ATAA
- the LOC133799896 gene encoding uncharacterized protein LOC133799896, protein MGPQRRLGIYVGYESPSIIKYLEPTTGDIFTARFADCHFDETSFPALGGGEKKQLEKQITWNAQSLYQFDPCKNQCKLEVQRIIHLQNIANQLPDAFTNPKKITKSHISAENAPVRIEVPKGQFSNETKARLECGRPVGSKDKNPRKRKGVNNQGGPNEEADNFEEGVDIKKSLEEIQVPENIRNNEISINYVNSRKEWD, encoded by the coding sequence ATGGGTCCTCAAAGGAGGCTGGGAATATATGTTGGGTATGAATCTCCATCTATCATTAAATATCTTGAACCCACAACTGGAGATATATTTACGGCACGTTTTGCTGATTGTCATTTTGATGAGACAAGTTTCCCAGCTTTAGGGGGAGGGGAAAAGAAACAGCTGGAAAAACAAATTACATGGAATGCACAATCATTATATCAATTTGATCCTTGTAAAAATCAATGTAAACTTGAAGTTCAAAGAATAATTCATTTACAAAATATTGCAAATCAATTACCAGATGCATTCACTAACccaaagaaaattacaaaatcaCATATTTCAGCTGAAAATGCTCCAGTTCGAATTGAAGTTCCAAAAGGACAATTTTCTAATGAGACTAAAGCACGCTTGGAATGTGGTAGACCAGTCggttccaaagataaaaatcctcgaaaaagaaaaggagtgaatAATCAAGGTGGTCCTAATGAAGAGGCTGATAATTTTGAGGAAGGTGTTGACATAAAGAAATCTCTTGAAGAGATTCAGGTGCCTGAAAATATTAgaaataatgagatctcaataAATTATGTTAACTCAAGGAAAGAATGGGACTGA
- the LOC133802578 gene encoding BES1/BZR1 homolog protein 4-like isoform X1 codes for MTSGTRMPTWKERENNKRRERRRRAIAAKIYSGLRMYGNYKLPKHCDNNEVLKALCNEAGWTVEEDGTTYRKGCKPMDRMDIMGGSTSASPCSSYQPSPCASYNPSPASSSFPSPVSSHYTANINSNNNADPNSLIPWLKTLTSGSSSATSKFPHHLFIHSGSISAPVTPPLSSPTCRTPRNKNEWDDPMVASQNNPFQPSSNPQSPGRQVLPDSNWLAGIQSGPSSPTFSLVSRNPFGFKDEALSNGGSRMWTPGQSGTCSPAIAAGLDNTSDIPMSDGNIAGAEFAFGSNTTCLVKPWEGERIEECASDDLELTLGNATTSR; via the exons ATGACGTCCGGCACGAGAATGCCGACGTGGAAGGAGAGAGAGAACAACAAGCGGAGGGAACGGCGTCGGAGGGCGATCGCTGCGAAGATATACTCCGGCCTAAGGATGTATGGAAACTATAAACTACCCAAACACTGTGACAACAACGAAGTCCTTAAAGCTCTCTGCAATGAAGCTGGATGGACCGTCGAAGAAGACGGTACCACCTACAGAAAG GGGTGCAAACCAATGGACCGGATGGACATAATGGGAGGGTCGACATCAGCAAGCCCATGTTCATCATATCAGCCGAGCCCATGTGCGTCCTATAATCCAAGCCCGGCCTCATCTTCCTTTCCAAGCCCAGTTTCATCTCATTACACTGCCAACATAAACAGCAACAATAATGCTGATCCAAATTCGCTCATTCCATGGCTTAAAACCCTTACTTCAGGCTCATCATCAGCCACGTCCAAGTTTCCCCACCACCTATTCATCCACAGTGGCTCAATAAGTGCTCCAGTGACCCCGCCACTGAGTTCCCCAACTTGCAGAACTCCCCGGAACAAAAACGAGTGGGATGACCCAATGGTAGCCAGTCAAAACAACCCTTTCCAGCCCTCGTCCAACCCGCAAAGCCCAGGTCGCCAGGTCCTGCCTGATTCAAACTGGCTCGCTGGTATCCAAAGTGGGCCGTCTTCCCCAACATTTAGCCTGGTGTCGAGAAATCCATTTGGGTTTAAGGATGAGGCCTTATCAAACGGAGGTTCACGAATGTGGACTCCAGGGCAAAGCGGAACTTGCTCCCCTGCCATTGCTGCGGGACTCGATAACACCTCAGATATTCCCATGTCGGATGGTAATATTGCAGGAGCTGAGTTTGCCTTTGGAAGTAATACGACATGTTTGGTGAAACCTTGGGAAGGTGAGAGAATCGAGGAATGTGCCTCTGATGATCTCGAACTCACACTTGGGAACGCTACGACCAG CAGATAA
- the LOC133802578 gene encoding BES1/BZR1 homolog protein 4-like isoform X2, whose product MTSGTRMPTWKERENNKRRERRRRAIAAKIYSGLRMYGNYKLPKHCDNNEVLKALCNEAGWTVEEDGTTYRKGCKPMDRMDIMGGSTSASPCSSYQPSPCASYNPSPASSSFPSPVSSHYTANINSNNNADPNSLIPWLKTLTSGSSSATSKFPHHLFIHSGSISAPVTPPLSSPTCRTPRNKNEWDDPMVASQNNPFQPSSNPQSPGRQVLPDSNWLAGIQSGPSSPTFSLVSRNPFGFKDEALSNGGSRMWTPGQSGTCSPAIAAGLDNTSDIPMSDGNIAGAEFAFGSNTTCLVKPWEGERIEECASDDLELTLGNATTR is encoded by the exons ATGACGTCCGGCACGAGAATGCCGACGTGGAAGGAGAGAGAGAACAACAAGCGGAGGGAACGGCGTCGGAGGGCGATCGCTGCGAAGATATACTCCGGCCTAAGGATGTATGGAAACTATAAACTACCCAAACACTGTGACAACAACGAAGTCCTTAAAGCTCTCTGCAATGAAGCTGGATGGACCGTCGAAGAAGACGGTACCACCTACAGAAAG GGGTGCAAACCAATGGACCGGATGGACATAATGGGAGGGTCGACATCAGCAAGCCCATGTTCATCATATCAGCCGAGCCCATGTGCGTCCTATAATCCAAGCCCGGCCTCATCTTCCTTTCCAAGCCCAGTTTCATCTCATTACACTGCCAACATAAACAGCAACAATAATGCTGATCCAAATTCGCTCATTCCATGGCTTAAAACCCTTACTTCAGGCTCATCATCAGCCACGTCCAAGTTTCCCCACCACCTATTCATCCACAGTGGCTCAATAAGTGCTCCAGTGACCCCGCCACTGAGTTCCCCAACTTGCAGAACTCCCCGGAACAAAAACGAGTGGGATGACCCAATGGTAGCCAGTCAAAACAACCCTTTCCAGCCCTCGTCCAACCCGCAAAGCCCAGGTCGCCAGGTCCTGCCTGATTCAAACTGGCTCGCTGGTATCCAAAGTGGGCCGTCTTCCCCAACATTTAGCCTGGTGTCGAGAAATCCATTTGGGTTTAAGGATGAGGCCTTATCAAACGGAGGTTCACGAATGTGGACTCCAGGGCAAAGCGGAACTTGCTCCCCTGCCATTGCTGCGGGACTCGATAACACCTCAGATATTCCCATGTCGGATGGTAATATTGCAGGAGCTGAGTTTGCCTTTGGAAGTAATACGACATGTTTGGTGAAACCTTGGGAAGGTGAGAGAATCGAGGAATGTGCCTCTGATGATCTCGAACTCACACTTGGGAACGCTACGACCAGGTAA